From the genome of Tindallia californiensis, one region includes:
- the dnaG gene encoding DNA primase has protein sequence MKGRIPEELVDDIIQHNDIIDVVNEYVPLKPAGSNYRALCPFHNEKTPSFMVSREKQLYKCFGCGQGGGVVQFIMEKENLDFVEAVHHLARRVGIHIPEKNITQEEKQRLENNRKMTEINREAANFFYRCLTSRSNKGFEYLKSRGWKKKTIQQFGIGFAPDQWDALLKHLTSKGYETQLAHQAGLITKGKTKDTYYDRFRKRLMFPIFNSRGEIVGFGGRVIDTEDQPKYLNSPETSLFNKRKLLYGLNLARVHVRESGSILVTEGYTDVISLHEKGYGNAVATLGTSLTADHVHLLSRYTKLAILCFDSDSAGSSAVLRSIDLFAKTDLKIKILTLPEGTDPDQYIRRKGQRAFESLITEAPTSVEYQINLIRKKHSLATVEGKIHFAREVTQILSKLKSAVEREAYAARLAEEMGISKTALLSEVKSSGFRLGKQKRDDKWNQKNGQTRSINSMQPIKDESSYLHAERQLLKWMIRNMEALDNIENQIDEAYFFDESHKMLFKIMIEQQDLLKSSPEDVRFFEGFEKDFQKVLQTEIGELSKERIIKHFRISYKKKQLTEELKFWMEKQKEIETQEDIETDEKEDEMLKIGVEVRRINIELQKISLQKGGGDHGK, from the coding sequence ATGAAAGGTCGAATACCTGAAGAATTAGTAGATGACATTATTCAGCATAATGATATTATTGATGTGGTTAATGAATATGTACCTCTAAAACCAGCAGGTTCAAATTATAGGGCGTTATGTCCTTTTCATAATGAAAAGACACCCTCATTTATGGTTAGTCGTGAAAAGCAACTTTATAAGTGCTTTGGATGCGGACAGGGTGGAGGCGTAGTTCAATTTATTATGGAAAAAGAAAATTTAGACTTCGTTGAGGCTGTTCATCATCTTGCAAGGCGTGTTGGTATTCATATACCGGAGAAAAATATAACGCAAGAAGAAAAACAAAGGCTCGAAAACAATCGCAAGATGACCGAGATAAATCGAGAAGCAGCTAATTTTTTTTATCGTTGCCTAACATCTCGTTCAAACAAAGGATTTGAATACCTTAAGAGTCGTGGTTGGAAAAAGAAAACCATTCAACAGTTTGGAATAGGATTTGCACCAGATCAATGGGATGCACTATTAAAGCACTTAACGTCTAAAGGTTATGAAACCCAACTGGCTCATCAAGCAGGACTTATTACGAAAGGAAAAACAAAAGATACCTACTATGATCGATTTCGAAAACGATTGATGTTTCCTATTTTTAACAGTCGTGGAGAGATCGTTGGTTTTGGAGGTCGGGTGATTGATACAGAGGATCAGCCAAAATATTTGAATTCTCCAGAAACATCCCTTTTTAATAAAAGAAAATTACTATACGGGCTGAACTTAGCAAGGGTTCATGTTCGGGAAAGTGGAAGTATTCTGGTGACGGAAGGGTATACGGATGTCATCTCCTTACATGAGAAAGGCTATGGAAACGCTGTAGCAACCCTTGGGACATCCTTAACAGCAGACCATGTTCACCTATTATCCAGGTATACCAAGTTAGCAATTTTGTGTTTTGATTCAGACTCGGCTGGCAGTTCGGCTGTGTTAAGAAGTATTGACTTATTTGCGAAAACCGACTTGAAAATAAAGATATTAACCTTACCTGAAGGAACAGACCCTGATCAATATATTAGACGAAAAGGACAAAGAGCATTTGAAAGCCTTATAACAGAAGCACCAACTTCTGTGGAATATCAAATTAATCTAATAAGAAAAAAACATTCATTGGCTACTGTTGAAGGAAAAATTCATTTTGCTCGCGAAGTAACACAGATATTATCAAAATTGAAAAGTGCTGTTGAAAGAGAAGCTTATGCAGCACGGTTGGCAGAAGAAATGGGTATTTCTAAAACAGCACTTTTATCAGAAGTTAAGAGTTCTGGGTTTAGATTGGGAAAACAGAAACGAGATGATAAATGGAATCAGAAGAATGGCCAGACAAGATCAATTAATTCAATGCAACCAATAAAAGATGAATCAAGTTATTTACATGCTGAAAGGCAATTGTTGAAATGGATGATAAGGAATATGGAAGCTTTAGATAACATCGAAAATCAAATTGATGAAGCTTATTTTTTTGATGAGTCTCATAAAATGTTATTTAAAATAATGATTGAGCAACAAGATTTATTAAAAAGTTCTCCTGAAGATGTGCGTTTTTTTGAAGGATTTGAGAAAGATTTCCAGAAAGTATTACAAACGGAAATTGGAGAATTATCGAAGGAGCGAATCATTAAACATTTTCGTATCAGTTACAAGAAAAAACAATTAACCGAAGAGTTGAAGTTTTGGATGGAAAAACAAAAAGAAATTGAAACTCAAGAGGATATTGAAACAGATGAAAAGGAAGATGAAATGTTGAAAATAGGTGTGGAAGTGCGAAGAATCAACATAGAACTGCAAAAAATATCTTTGCAGAAAGGAGGCGGTGACCATGGGAAATAA
- a CDS encoding deoxyguanosinetriphosphate triphosphohydrolase — protein MKNDLEIRKISEEYEKISLCQHAQVSMDTKGRKREEDECDIRTAYQRDRDRIIHCESFRKLKGKTQVFISHDENFRTRLTHTLELSQIARTIARALRLNEDLIEAIALGHDLGHTCFGHSGEEVLDRLTGHFAHNEQSLRVVDQLENGKKGLNLTFEVRDGILNHTGDGIPVTMEGKLVKITDRITYLCHDIQDSLVVGILSEGDIPERFNQILGTSHSKRVNAFVQDMITETARRLKMGDEAQVYQSDKMKTMMMDLRSFMFQKVYNGDVCMKEKEKATLIVEHLYHYYRQTYSAAESADRIAGCTDQFAINLYKELVIPQPGLK, from the coding sequence TTGAAAAACGATCTTGAAATAAGAAAAATATCAGAAGAATATGAGAAAATCAGTTTATGCCAGCATGCTCAGGTAAGCATGGATACAAAAGGCAGAAAACGAGAAGAAGATGAGTGTGATATTCGAACAGCTTATCAGCGTGACAGAGACCGTATTATCCATTGCGAATCTTTCCGAAAGTTAAAAGGAAAAACACAAGTATTTATTAGTCATGACGAAAACTTTCGTACCAGATTAACCCATACGTTAGAACTAAGTCAAATTGCTAGAACCATTGCAAGGGCCCTTAGACTAAATGAGGATTTAATAGAGGCGATCGCTCTTGGTCATGATTTAGGTCACACGTGTTTTGGGCATAGTGGTGAAGAAGTTTTGGACCGCTTAACAGGACATTTTGCACACAATGAGCAAAGTCTCAGAGTGGTCGATCAACTGGAAAACGGAAAAAAAGGATTAAACCTTACTTTTGAAGTACGGGATGGCATATTAAATCATACAGGCGATGGAATACCGGTGACAATGGAAGGGAAGTTAGTGAAAATTACAGATCGCATTACCTATCTTTGTCATGACATTCAAGATAGTCTTGTGGTAGGAATACTATCGGAAGGAGATATTCCTGAACGGTTTAATCAAATTCTGGGTACTAGTCACAGTAAGCGAGTGAATGCCTTTGTTCAAGATATGATTACAGAGACGGCTCGAAGATTGAAGATGGGTGATGAAGCTCAGGTATATCAAAGCGACAAAATGAAAACAATGATGATGGATCTGAGATCCTTTATGTTTCAAAAGGTCTATAATGGTGATGTCTGTATGAAAGAAAAAGAAAAAGCGACATTGATTGTTGAACATCTATATCATTATTACCGACAAACCTATTCAGCAGCAGAATCAGCTGATCGAATTGCAGGATGCACAGATCAGTTTGCGATAAATTTATACAAAGAGCTGGTTATCCCACAGCCAGGATTAAAATAA
- the ppdK gene encoding pyruvate, phosphate dikinase, which produces MKKYVYAFHEGSTDLKPLLGGKGSNLAEMTRIGLPVPGGYTVTTEACIEYYEKGNIIWDELRHQIEEKQLELEKMMEKTLGDIKNPLLVSVRSGAAVSMPGMMDTILNLGLNDETAKGMAEITKNPRFVFDSYRRLIQMFSDVVLEIPKYKFDNLLETKKREKEVKSDTDLTEEDLRELVEAFKKVVKKETGKEFPQNPKDQLMMAVEAVFRSWNNPRARVYRDLNDISHTMGTAVNIQVMVFGNTGEDSGTGVAFTRNPSTGENKLYGEFLMNAQGEDVVAGIRTPRDIEELKEILPEAYEQFCEVAKSLEIHYRDMQDIEFTIDSGTLYMLQTRTGKRTANAAIQIVVDMVKEELITKEEAILRLNPNDLDQLLHPTFNEKALNDASFITNGLPASSGAASGKIYFSPEDAVKAKADGESVILVRNETSPEDIEGMVASVGILTAKGGMTSHAAVVARGMGKCCVSGAGELNINESEKVMSIDDQHFGEGDFISLDGNTGHVYAGQIETQDASLGGEFLTLMKWADSVRKLKVRTNADTPKDSAKAVEFGAEGIGLCRTEHMFFEDNRISVMRRMILSRSIEDRKKALDKLMPMQKEDFIGIFKAMGSRPVTIRLLDPPLHEFLPSEKADIEKLALEMEVPYSRLKETVFELKEVNPMLGHRGCRLAVTYPEIYEMQVRAIMEAAAELKQKENQEVIPEIMIPLVGEVKEFDYVKELAENVIEEVFEDYGITVPYLIGTMIEIPRATIIADEIAKGAEFFSFGTNDLTQMTYGFSRDDAGRFIKEYREKGILEKDPFQQIDRKGVGELMKMAIERGQQTRKDIKLGICGEHGGEPNSVEFCHIIGLDYVSCSPFRVPIARLAAAQAALRYS; this is translated from the coding sequence TTGAAAAAGTATGTTTACGCTTTTCATGAAGGATCAACAGATTTGAAACCACTCTTAGGTGGGAAAGGATCCAACTTAGCTGAAATGACTAGAATTGGACTTCCGGTACCCGGAGGCTATACAGTTACAACAGAAGCTTGCATCGAATATTACGAAAAAGGAAATATCATTTGGGATGAACTACGTCATCAGATTGAAGAAAAACAGCTGGAACTTGAAAAAATGATGGAAAAAACCTTAGGAGATATCAAAAACCCACTTCTTGTATCGGTACGATCTGGAGCTGCTGTATCGATGCCAGGAATGATGGATACCATCTTAAACCTTGGATTAAACGATGAAACAGCTAAGGGGATGGCGGAGATAACAAAGAATCCTCGCTTTGTTTTTGATAGTTATAGAAGATTGATACAAATGTTTAGTGATGTGGTATTGGAAATTCCTAAATATAAGTTTGATAATTTATTAGAAACAAAAAAGCGAGAAAAAGAAGTGAAATCAGATACGGACCTTACAGAAGAAGACCTGCGAGAGCTGGTAGAAGCATTTAAAAAGGTGGTTAAAAAAGAAACAGGGAAAGAGTTTCCTCAAAACCCTAAAGACCAGCTTATGATGGCGGTGGAAGCTGTTTTTAGATCTTGGAACAATCCTCGTGCTCGTGTTTATCGGGACTTGAATGATATATCCCACACAATGGGTACGGCGGTTAATATTCAAGTGATGGTTTTCGGAAATACAGGAGAAGATTCCGGAACAGGTGTTGCCTTTACAAGAAATCCTTCTACAGGAGAAAACAAATTATATGGCGAATTTTTAATGAATGCACAGGGAGAAGATGTAGTAGCAGGTATTAGAACACCGAGAGATATTGAAGAACTGAAAGAAATTTTACCAGAAGCCTATGAACAATTTTGCGAAGTAGCAAAGTCCTTGGAAATTCATTATCGTGATATGCAAGATATTGAATTTACGATAGATTCAGGAACGTTGTATATGTTACAGACAAGAACAGGTAAACGGACAGCCAATGCCGCTATTCAAATTGTTGTGGATATGGTGAAAGAGGAATTAATTACAAAAGAAGAAGCCATTCTTCGTTTAAATCCCAATGATCTGGACCAACTATTACACCCTACCTTTAACGAAAAGGCACTTAATGACGCTTCTTTCATTACGAATGGGTTGCCGGCATCTTCCGGAGCCGCTTCTGGAAAAATATATTTTTCTCCTGAAGATGCGGTTAAGGCTAAAGCTGATGGTGAATCTGTCATTTTAGTTAGAAATGAGACTTCGCCCGAGGACATTGAAGGGATGGTTGCTTCGGTTGGCATCTTGACAGCTAAAGGCGGAATGACATCTCATGCAGCTGTTGTAGCGAGAGGTATGGGGAAATGCTGTGTTTCTGGTGCGGGTGAATTAAACATCAATGAATCAGAAAAAGTGATGAGCATTGATGATCAGCACTTTGGAGAAGGGGACTTTATTTCTTTGGACGGTAATACCGGTCATGTGTATGCTGGACAAATTGAAACCCAAGACGCCAGCTTAGGGGGTGAATTCCTAACCCTTATGAAATGGGCAGATAGTGTAAGGAAACTAAAGGTAAGAACAAATGCGGATACGCCTAAAGATTCAGCCAAGGCAGTGGAATTTGGAGCAGAAGGAATAGGCCTTTGTCGTACAGAGCATATGTTTTTTGAAGATAATCGCATCTCTGTTATGCGTCGGATGATCCTTTCTCGTTCGATAGAAGATCGAAAAAAAGCCCTTGATAAGTTGATGCCGATGCAAAAAGAAGACTTTATCGGCATTTTTAAGGCAATGGGATCCAGACCTGTGACCATAAGGTTACTGGATCCTCCATTACACGAATTTTTACCCTCGGAAAAAGCAGACATAGAAAAATTGGCCTTAGAAATGGAAGTTCCATACAGTCGCTTAAAAGAAACTGTGTTTGAGTTAAAAGAAGTAAACCCAATGCTGGGTCACCGTGGATGCCGACTGGCTGTTACTTATCCAGAAATATACGAAATGCAGGTCAGAGCCATTATGGAGGCAGCGGCGGAGTTGAAACAAAAAGAAAATCAAGAAGTAATTCCAGAAATTATGATACCTCTGGTTGGAGAAGTTAAAGAGTTTGACTACGTAAAAGAACTTGCAGAAAATGTTATTGAAGAAGTATTTGAAGATTATGGCATAACAGTCCCCTACCTGATTGGAACGATGATAGAAATTCCAAGGGCTACTATTATAGCAGATGAAATTGCCAAAGGTGCTGAGTTTTTCTCTTTTGGTACCAATGATTTAACACAGATGACTTATGGATTCTCAAGAGACGATGCTGGTCGCTTTATTAAAGAGTATAGAGAAAAAGGAATTCTGGAAAAAGACCCCTTCCAGCAGATTGATCGAAAAGGGGTTGGCGAATTAATGAAAATGGCCATTGAAAGAGGTCAGCAAACACGTAAGGATATTAAACTTGGAATATGTGGAGAACATGGTGGCGAGCCAAACTCTGTGGAATTCTGCCATATCATAGGCTTGGATTATGTATCTTGCTCTCCGTTTCGAGTTCCGATTGCCAGACTGGCAGCCGCTCAGGCAGCACTGAGGTATTCTTGA
- a CDS encoding NfeD family protein yields the protein MIESCQKKKTLIIWIVVITIFSSLIVLAKDFESDPVVYTVKVEGMVTAGTTNHIKRAIDMAENDGAEALVILLNTPGGLVNATLDIIGDMISADVPVVTYVYPQGGIAASAGTFIMLGGHKAAMAPGTTIGAAMPVMIRPDEEGSTAADDKTVLFLAGHMKSIAEARGRPGDIAEKFVTENLTLSGQDALEKGVIDKIESNLANLLDSLHQEKIDLESGIVTLNTQNAVIYELDKTTQEKMTHLISNPQITFILLLVGVYGLIIGFSSPGTFVPEVVGVISLILALYGLGLFEINILALLLMLLGVGLLIAEALTPTLGVLGIGGVVSIVFGILYLPVEPLVSERWLSQFRFMAFGIGVIASTLLVIMLAGIYRLKKAPVVHGRNEFTAEQGTVVETIDPEGFIMVRGELWKAKSENEESIEQGSIVQIVDRNNMVCVVRIDKTRTLHKEDEKI from the coding sequence TTGATAGAATCTTGTCAAAAGAAAAAGACATTGATTATATGGATCGTAGTAATCACCATCTTTTCTTCCCTCATCGTGTTAGCAAAAGATTTTGAGTCAGATCCAGTTGTATACACCGTAAAGGTGGAAGGGATGGTTACGGCCGGAACGACTAATCATATAAAAAGAGCTATCGATATGGCCGAAAATGACGGAGCTGAGGCGCTGGTGATTCTTCTTAATACACCCGGAGGGTTAGTGAATGCAACCCTAGATATCATCGGAGATATGATAAGCGCCGATGTTCCAGTTGTCACCTATGTATACCCGCAGGGTGGAATTGCGGCATCAGCAGGCACTTTTATTATGCTTGGCGGACATAAAGCGGCAATGGCGCCCGGAACTACTATTGGTGCTGCGATGCCAGTGATGATAAGACCTGATGAAGAGGGTAGTACAGCAGCTGATGATAAAACAGTTTTATTTTTGGCAGGACATATGAAAAGCATCGCAGAAGCCAGAGGTCGACCTGGTGACATTGCGGAAAAATTTGTGACAGAGAATTTGACCTTGAGTGGGCAGGATGCATTAGAAAAGGGAGTGATCGATAAAATAGAGAGTAATCTTGCGAATCTTTTGGATAGCCTTCATCAAGAAAAAATCGATTTGGAATCAGGGATCGTTACCCTGAACACCCAAAATGCCGTTATTTATGAATTGGATAAAACGACTCAGGAAAAGATGACACATCTTATTAGTAACCCGCAAATAACATTTATTCTCCTGTTAGTGGGAGTTTATGGTCTGATTATTGGATTTAGCTCACCGGGGACCTTTGTACCGGAAGTTGTCGGAGTCATATCGCTAATATTGGCGCTTTATGGCTTAGGTCTTTTTGAAATCAATATACTGGCGTTACTACTAATGCTTCTGGGAGTTGGCCTATTAATCGCAGAAGCCTTAACACCTACGCTTGGAGTGTTAGGCATTGGAGGGGTGGTTAGTATTGTTTTTGGGATACTTTATCTTCCTGTAGAACCACTCGTATCGGAGCGATGGCTATCCCAGTTTCGTTTTATGGCTTTCGGGATAGGGGTCATTGCTTCTACGCTTCTTGTGATTATGTTAGCAGGGATATATCGCTTGAAAAAAGCTCCTGTGGTTCATGGAAGGAATGAATTTACCGCCGAACAAGGCACGGTGGTAGAAACTATCGATCCAGAAGGATTTATTATGGTTCGTGGTGAATTATGGAAAGCAAAGTCGGAAAACGAGGAGAGTATAGAACAAGGTTCCATTGTTCAGATTGTTGATAGGAACAATATGGTTTGTGTCGTTAGAATAGATAAAACAAGGACGTTGCATAAGGAGGATGAAAAGATATGA
- a CDS encoding slipin family protein, producing MTEILMLIENMVPFAGLIVLILFLLKMAIKIIPEYERGVLFRLGRLVGVKGPGLILIIPIIDRIEKVSLRIIVDNVPPQEVITRDNVTCKVNAVLYYRVTAPDKAVVNVEKFHEATSQFSQTTMRSVVGQADLDELLSQREKLNKQIQAVVDQATDPWGIKVTAVELRDVIIPETMQRAIARQAEAERNRRAVVIQAEGEKQAAVKISEAAEILGEKEGALTLRTLRTISDMSNSENTTVLFPVPMEMRRLLPDLEKVMATAKEHKQNQSERKNHE from the coding sequence ATGACAGAAATACTCATGCTTATAGAAAATATGGTGCCTTTCGCTGGTTTAATAGTGCTGATCTTATTCTTACTCAAAATGGCGATTAAAATCATACCCGAGTATGAAAGAGGAGTGCTTTTTCGATTAGGAAGATTAGTGGGTGTCAAAGGTCCAGGGCTTATTCTAATCATTCCTATCATTGATCGGATTGAAAAAGTTTCATTAAGAATTATTGTGGACAATGTACCTCCACAGGAAGTAATCACCAGAGATAATGTAACCTGTAAAGTAAATGCCGTCCTATATTACCGTGTAACAGCTCCGGATAAAGCGGTTGTCAATGTCGAAAAATTTCATGAAGCGACAAGTCAGTTTTCACAAACTACCATGAGGAGCGTAGTGGGGCAAGCGGATTTAGATGAATTGCTTTCTCAGCGAGAAAAGCTAAACAAACAAATACAGGCCGTTGTGGATCAGGCGACAGACCCCTGGGGTATAAAAGTAACAGCGGTGGAACTTCGAGATGTCATCATTCCAGAAACCATGCAAAGAGCAATAGCTCGTCAAGCGGAAGCAGAAAGAAATAGAAGAGCTGTTGTCATACAAGCGGAAGGAGAGAAGCAAGCGGCTGTGAAAATTAGCGAAGCGGCTGAAATTTTAGGAGAAAAAGAAGGTGCACTGACCTTGAGAACGCTGAGAACCATTTCGGATATGTCCAACTCAGAAAACACAACAGTGTTATTCCCTGTACCAATGGAGATGAGAAGGTTATTACCAGATTTAGAGAAAGTGATGGCGACTGCGAAAGAGCATAAGCAAAATCAAAGCGAAAGAAAGAATCATGAATAG
- a CDS encoding tRNA (adenine(22)-N(1))-methyltransferase, which yields MINLPDRLKAIANSIEPVSVVADIGTDHGLLPVYLLQRGIVSRAILSDVNQDPLDKAKKTAENYGFTERIDFRLGDGLLVLAPTEAPVIVIAGMGGILINSLLQSASSVAKKAEYLILQPMQAVPEVRRFLLMNGYQILSDQMVKEKNHFYHILKVTYQELKPVTISPLESLIGLYWKDNSPELMTEFVKEQLQRYQKKQAGLSKSANPDKMHIQKCQEIINELKEVVKWLQQ from the coding sequence ATGATCAACCTTCCTGATAGGTTAAAAGCCATTGCAAATAGTATTGAACCAGTATCTGTTGTTGCGGATATTGGAACGGATCATGGATTATTACCGGTGTATTTGTTACAGCGAGGGATTGTTTCGCGAGCAATCCTTTCGGATGTTAATCAAGACCCTTTGGATAAAGCGAAAAAAACAGCTGAAAACTATGGATTTACAGAGCGTATAGATTTTAGGCTAGGAGATGGACTTCTTGTGTTAGCTCCGACAGAAGCGCCAGTTATTGTCATTGCTGGGATGGGTGGAATATTGATTAACTCATTGCTTCAATCGGCGTCCTCTGTTGCGAAAAAAGCCGAATACTTGATTTTGCAACCTATGCAGGCGGTACCAGAAGTTAGGAGATTTCTGTTAATGAATGGATACCAGATACTTTCGGATCAAATGGTAAAAGAAAAAAATCATTTTTACCATATTCTTAAAGTGACTTATCAAGAGTTAAAACCCGTTACCATTAGTCCTTTAGAATCCCTCATAGGCCTTTATTGGAAAGATAACTCTCCAGAATTGATGACGGAATTTGTGAAGGAACAACTTCAAAGGTATCAAAAGAAGCAAGCTGGACTATCAAAGAGTGCGAATCCAGATAAAATGCACATTCAAAAATGCCAAGAAATCATTAATGAGTTGAAAGAGGTGGTAAAATGGCTACAACAGTGA
- the rpoD gene encoding RNA polymerase sigma factor RpoD — translation MGNNNVIDLTKEALKKLLEKGQKEGSLSYSEIMDTLEKFELDKDQIDELYEQFGTLGIDVISDKDEIEIDDPIEADIDPDLKVDEPIQEDLSFLKGVNIDDPVRMYLKEIGKVPLLTSDEEIRLAKAMEAGDEYAKKQLVEANLRLVVSIAKRYVGRGMLFLDLIQEGNLGLIKAVEKFDYRKGYKFSTYATWWIRQAITRAIADQARTIRIPVHMVETINKLIRVSRQLLQDLGREPKPEEIAAEMDIPVEKVREILKIAQEPVSLETPIGEEEDSHLGDFIPDEDVLAPADSAAFSLLKEQLVEVLHTLTVREQKVLRLRFGLDDGRARTLEEVGKKFQVTRERIRQIEAKALRKLRHPSRSKKLKDYLE, via the coding sequence ATGGGAAATAACAACGTAATAGATCTGACCAAAGAAGCTCTAAAAAAACTATTGGAAAAAGGGCAAAAAGAAGGCTCTTTATCTTATAGTGAAATAATGGATACGCTTGAAAAATTTGAATTGGATAAAGATCAAATTGACGAATTGTATGAACAGTTTGGGACTTTGGGGATTGATGTTATCAGCGACAAAGATGAAATTGAAATAGATGATCCTATAGAAGCTGATATAGATCCGGATCTTAAAGTGGATGAACCGATACAGGAAGATTTATCTTTCTTGAAAGGTGTTAACATTGATGATCCGGTAAGAATGTACTTGAAGGAAATTGGAAAAGTACCATTGTTGACCAGCGATGAAGAAATAAGGCTGGCGAAAGCGATGGAAGCTGGCGATGAGTATGCCAAAAAGCAACTGGTAGAAGCAAACCTAAGACTGGTAGTGAGTATTGCGAAAAGATATGTTGGGAGAGGCATGTTGTTCTTGGATCTTATCCAAGAAGGAAATTTAGGCTTGATAAAAGCAGTAGAAAAATTCGATTATCGAAAAGGTTATAAGTTCAGTACTTATGCAACTTGGTGGATTCGTCAGGCCATCACAAGAGCCATTGCTGATCAGGCCAGAACCATTCGGATACCAGTGCATATGGTGGAAACCATCAATAAGTTAATTAGAGTCTCGCGTCAGTTGTTACAAGACTTGGGGAGAGAGCCAAAACCAGAAGAAATTGCAGCGGAAATGGATATACCGGTAGAAAAAGTAAGAGAAATACTAAAGATTGCTCAAGAACCAGTTTCCCTAGAAACTCCCATAGGAGAAGAGGAAGATAGTCATTTAGGCGATTTCATTCCTGATGAAGATGTGTTAGCGCCTGCTGATTCAGCTGCGTTTTCTTTACTGAAGGAGCAGTTGGTGGAGGTTCTTCACACCTTAACAGTGAGAGAACAAAAAGTTTTACGTCTGCGTTTTGGTTTGGATGATGGTAGAGCCAGAACCTTGGAAGAAGTGGGAAAGAAATTCCAAGTAACCAGAGAGCGTATCCGCCAAATTGAAGCGAAAGCCTTAAGGAAGTTAAGACATCCAAGCAGAAGTAAAAAACTTAAAGATTATCTAGAATAA